Part of the Streptomyces sp. WMMC500 genome is shown below.
CCGGACGCGCGTCCAGGTACTGCCGCAGCGGCGTGCCCCAGCCGGAGGTGGTGCCCTTGGTGACCGGGTCCGACCACGGGCCCTCCGGGTTCCAGCCGAACTCGGTGAGGATCACCGGGATCTTCTTCGCCGCGTTGCCGAACTTCGCGTCCAGGTTGGCGGCGGTCGCGGCGCCCTGGTTGGGGTAGAGGTGGTAGACGTAGGCGATGTTCCCGCCGCTGACGGGGTCGGCGGCGGCCTGGTTGACCCGGGTGCTCCACTGCGGGCCGCCCATGAGGACCAGGTTCTTCGGGGCGAGGGAGCGGACCCTGTTCACGACGGGCTGGATGTAGCTCTTCCAGGTCGCCCAGTCGTCCGGGTTGATGGGCTCGTTGTAGACCTCGAAGATCACGTTCGGCACGTCCTTGTACTTCGGTGCGACGTACGACCAGAAGTCCATGACGCGCTGCTGGGGCATGCCGCCGGTGCCGCCGTAGTCCTGCACCTTGTGCAGGTCGACGATGATGTAGACGCCGAGGGCCACGGCCTGCTTGACGTACGGGTCGATGTGCTGCCGGAAGTTCTCCTCCAGGCTGAGCGAGTCGTTGGGCGCCCACTCGGTGACGGGCAGCCGGATCACCTTGGAGTGCCAGCCGAGCGCCGGGTCGGTCGCCCGGTCGATCAGCTCCGCGATGGGCTTGTTGTTGCACTCGGTGCACTCGCTGTTGTGCCGCGGGCCGATCATCGACACGCCGCGCAGCGTGACGGGCGCGCCGGCCTCGGTCTTGATGCGGTTGCCCTCGGTCTTCAGCCAGGGCACGGCGGCCCTCGGCGCGTCCGGGCGGGACGCCCCGTCCTGCGCCGGGCCGGCGGTGGCGAGCCCGGGGGTGATCAGGACGGCGAGCGCGGCCACCGCGGCCAGCAGGGCCAGTAGGAGCTTTCGTGCGCTTCTGTGCATGCGGCTCTCCTCGGTACGAAGATTCGGTGGGGGGTGGTGCCGATGCGTTGCTGCGGGCCTCCTTCCCGGTGGGTGCGGCGGTTCAGCGGATCCGTACGGTCCTGGTGACCGGCAGGTCCGCCGAGCTGAAGCCGACGTGGACCCGGTAGTCGCCGGGTTCGGTGACCCAGGCTCCGTCGAAGTGCTGGAAGGCGCGGGCCGGGATCGTCAGGACGGCCGCGGCCGTCTCGCCGGGTTCTGCGGTCACGGCCGCGTGCCCGGCGAGCCAGCGCACCGGCCGCTCGACCGCGCTGTCCGTCCTGGAGAGGTACGCCTGGACGACCTGCTTGCCGGCCCGGCGCCCCGTGTTGCGTACGCCGACGGCGAGTTCGAGGTCGTCGCCGGCGCGCGTCGCGGCTGGTGCCCCGACGGTCGGCCGCGCCCAGGTGGTGTAGCCGAGGCCGTGGCCGAACGGGTACGCCGGCGCGGCGCCGGACGCGAGCCAGCCCCGGTAGCCGACGTGCACGCCCTCGTCGTACGGCAGCCGGCCCGCCGTCGGGGCGGTGGACAGCACGGGTACGTCGGCCTCGGCCGCCGGCCAGGTGGTGGGCAGCCGGCCGCCGGGCTCCACGGCGCCGAGCAGGACGTCGGCCAGCGCGTGGCCGTACTCCTGGCCGCCGAACCAGGTGAGCAGCACGGCGGCGACGTCGTCGCGCCACGGCAGCAGCACCGGCGCGCCCGCGTTGACGACGGCCACGGTACGGGGGTTGGCCGCGGCGACCGCCCGTACCAGGTCGTCCTGCCGCCCGGGGAGCGCGAGCGAGGTGCGGTCGAAGCCCTCGCTCTCGACCTCGGGGGCGGTGCCGACGACGACCACGGCGGCGTCGGCGCCGCGGGCCGCCTCGGCCGCGGCGGCGATGTCCGCGTCCGGCGCGCCGGTGTCGAGGTCGAGCCCGGCGACGAGGGTGACTCCGGCGTCGGGGTGCGCGCGCGCCGGCAGGTCGAGGCGGACGGCGAGGTCCACGGGCACGCCGGCGGCCAGCTCCACCGGCACGCTCGCGTGCGGCGGTGCGACCAGTCCGCCGCCGAACTCCTCGCCGGTGTGGACGAGTTCCTCGCGGAGGAGTTCGGTGCCGTCGACCGTCAGCCGCAGGTTCCCGGCGCCCGCCACCCCGATGCGCACCGGGCCGGACTGCGCCGGCAGATGGCGCGTGGTCAGCTCGACGGTGGCGGTACGGGCCAGCCGGGCGGAGCCGAGCCGGGCGAGGTTGGCGTCGCGCCGGTGCTCGTCGAGGACCACGGTGCCGTCGGCGGCCCGGCAGACCAGGCGTACGCCGGGGCGGCCGGTGACCGGGTCGGTGAGGTCGCTGCCCGCGAAGGGTTCGATGCCGAGCTGGGCGACGGCGCCGAGATGCCAGGTGACGCGGGTGCCGGGCAGGGCGGCGCGCAGCCCGTCGAGCGGGGAGACGGCCCGGTCCGGCTCGACGGTGGCGCTGCCGCCGCCCTGGATGCGGGGGACGAAGGCGTTGTGGCCGATGACGGCCAGCGAGCGCGGCCCGCCCGCGGCCCAGGGCAGTTCACCGGTGTTGCGGACGAGCACGGTCCCGGCCGACGCCACTTCCCGGGCGAGCGCGGGACCGTCCTCGGCCGCCGGCGGCTCGGGGACGGCCGGCGCGAAGCCGTCGAGCGCGCCGACCCGCGCGGCCAGCCGCAGGATCCGCAGCACCTTCTCGTCGACGGCGGCCTCCGGCACCCGTCCCGCCCGCACGGCCTCGGTCAGCTTCGCGCCCCAGGGTCCTTCCGGCCCGGGCATCACCAGGTCCTGGCGGGCCAGCGCGGCCGGTTCCGTGCTGCGCACGGCCCACCAGTCGGAGACCACGACGCCGTCGAAGCCCCACTCGCCGCACAGCGGCTCGGCGAGCAGCGGGTGCTCGGTCATCGTCGTGCCGTTGACGGAGTTGTAGGCGGACATCACCATCCAGGGCCGCTCGCGGACCACGGTGTCCTCGAAGGCGGCGAGGTACAGCTCGCGCAGGGCGCGTTCGCCGACGCGGTTGTCGACGGTGAGCCGGTCGGTCTCGGCGTCGTTGGCGACGTAGTGCTTGGGCGTCGCGCCGACGCCGCCGTCCTGCACCCCGCGGACGAACGCGGCGGCCATGCGCGAGGTGAGCAGCGGGTCCTCGGCGTACGCCTCGAAGTGCCGGCCGCCGAGCGGGCTGCGGTGCAGGTTGATCGTGGGCCCGAGCACGACGTCGACCCCCATGCGGCGGGCCTCGTGGGCGAGGATCGCGCCGTAGCGGCGGGCGAGTCCGGGGTCCCAGGAGGCGGCGAGCGCGGTCGCGGAGGGCAGGTTGAGAGCGGTGAAGCGGCCGTCCCAGCTCTCCCCGCGGACGCCGCTGGGGCCGTCGGACAGCACGATGCGGCGCAGCCCGACGGCGGGCTCGGCGTGCAGGGACCAGTTGTCGGCGCCGGTGAGCAGGCGCGTCTTCTGTTCGAGGGTGAGCTTTTCGACGAGTGCCGTGAGCGCGGCGTCGGCCGGTTCCGGTGCGGTCATGCGGGGGCTCCTTGGACTCCGGCGAGCGTCAGCTCACCGGTGAGGTGGCAGGCGGCGAGGTGACCGCCCCCGGAGGGGTGACCGCCCGCGGCGGGGGACGGATGGGGCGGCTTCCCCGCGACGTCGCACACCCCCGGGCGGGCGAAGCGGCAGCGGGTGTGGAAGGAGCAGCCGGCCGGCGGGCGGGCCGGGTCCGGCAGGTCGTCGGAGAGCCGGACGCGGCGGCCGGTGCCGCGCAGCCGCGGGTCGGGCCGCGGTACGGCGGACAGCAGCGCCTCGGTGTAGGGGTGGCGGGGGCGGGCGTACAGCTCGTCCGTCTCCGCCACTTCGACGATCTTGCCGAGGTACATCACGGCGACCCGGTCGCAGACGCTCTCCACGACGGACAGGTCGTGGGAGATGAACAGGTACGTCAGCGCCAGCTCGTCCTGGAGGTCGCGCAGCAGGTTCAGGATCTGGGCGCGTACGGACACGTCCAGGGCGGAGACCGGCTCGTCGGCGACGACCAGCTTCGGGTCGACGATCAGCGCGCGGGCGATGCTGACGCGCTGCCGCTCGCCGCCGGAGAAGGCGTGCGGGTAGCGGTGCAGGTACGTCGGCGACAGCCCGACGCGGGTGAGCATCGCCGCCACCCGGTCCTGAAGTTCCGAGCCGGTGGCGATGCCGTACGAGCGCAGCGGGTCGCCGACGATCTGCAGCAGCGTCATCCGGGGGTTCAGCGAGGAGAACGGGTCCTGGAAGACGACGCGGACCTGCCGCTGGTACCCGCGCAGCCGGGCGCCGGACAGCCCGGTCACGTCCACCGGGTCGGCCGCGGCGTCCGGCCGGTACGCGATGCGGCCGGCGGTGGGCTGCAGGATGCGGGCGATGCTGCGGCCGAGCGTGGTCTTGCCGCATCCCGACTCCCCCACCAGGCCGAGGGTTTCGCCGGCCCGTACGGAGAGGTCGACGCCGTCGACGGCGCGGACCTTGCCGACGGTACGGCCGAGGAGGCCGTGCCTGACGGGGAAGTGCGTGCGCAGGCCGCCGACGTCGAGGACGGGGGCGGCCGGTGCCGGCGCGCCGGTGCCGGTGGGCGTGGCGGTGGGCGTGGCGGGGGTCATGACCGGGCTCCTTCGGCCGTGGCCGCCGCGGGGGCGGCCGGCGTGTCGCCGTACAGCACGCAGCGCACCCGCCGCCGCGCGGACAGGGTGGTCTCGGGCGGCTCCGCCGTGTCGCAGACGCCGGCGACGGCGTTGTCGCAGCGGGGGTGGAACGGGCAGCCCGCGGGGCGCTCCGAGGCGTGCGGGACGTGGCCGCGGATGGTGGCGAGCCGCTGCCGGGCGCCGGCGCCCATGCGGGGAAGCGAGCCGAGCAGGGCGCGGGTGTACGGGTGCTTGGGGTCGTGGAAGACGGCGTCGACGGGGCCCTGCTCGACGACCGTGCCGAGATACATCACCACGACCTCGTCGGCGATCTCGGCGACGACGCCGAGGTCGTGGGTGATGAAGAGCACCGACGTGCCGGTGTCCGCCTGGATGCCGGCCAGCAGGTCCAGGATCCGGGCCTGGGTGGTCACGTCCAGCGCGGTGGTCGGCTCGTCGGCGATCAGCAGGGCGGGGTCGCAGGCGAGCGCGATGGCGATCATCGCGCGCTGGCACATGCCGCCGGACATCTGGAACGAGTAGGCGTCGACCCGCTTGCCGGCTCCCGGGATGCCCACCCGCTCCAGCAGCGCCACGGCCCGCGCGCGGGCAGCCTCCCGGGTCAGCGGCAGGTGCAGCCGGATGGCCTCCACGAGCTGGTCGCCGATGGTGTAGAGGGGAGACAGGGCGGCCATCGGCTCCTGGAAGACCATGCCGATCCGGCCCCCGCGCACGGCGCGGATCCGGCTGCCGCGCGGGTCGAGGGCGGCGAGGTCCATGGGCTCGTCGCCGGCCTCGGCGGCGAAGCGGATCGAGCCGGCGACGATCCGGCCCGGCTCCTCGACGAGGCCGAGCACGGAGCGTGCGGTCACGCTCTTGCCGCAGCCCGACTCGCCGACGACGCAGACGGTCTTGCCGCGCGGGACGGTGAAGCTCACGCCGTCCACGGCGCGGACGGTGCCCTCGGGTGTGTCGAAGTGGGTCTTCAGGCCGCTGATGTCGAGCAGCGGGCGGTCCGGTGCGGGGGCGGTTCCAGGGGCCGTTCCAGGGGCCGTTTGAGGGGCCATCGTGTCGTTCCGTCACTTCCTGTAGGGGTCCGCCGCGTCGCGCAGCCCGTCGCCGGCGAAGTTGAGCGCCAGCACCGCCGTGACGACGGCGAGGCCGGGGAGCATCAGCCACGGGGCGGACGAGAGCACGCGGATGTTCTGCGCGTCCTGCAGCAGGACGCCCCAGCTCACGACGGGGGCCTGCAGACCGAGGCCGAGGAAGCTCAGCGCGGTCTCGGCCAGGATCATCGCCGGGATGGACAGCGAGAGCTGGGCGATGAGGTGGCTGCTGGTGGAGGGCAGCAGGTGCCGGAAGATCACCCGGCTCCGGCTGCAGCCGTCCAGCCGGGCCGCCGTGACGAACTCCTCCTGGCGCAGGGCGAGGAACCGGCCGCGTACCTCCCGGGCCAGATGCGTCCAGCCGATCATGGCCAGCACCACGGTGATGGCGAAGTAGCGCTTGAGCGGCCCCCAGTCGGGCGGCAGGGCCGCGGCCAGGCCCAGCCACAGCGGCAGGTGGGGCAGCGACATGAAGAACTCCACGACCCGCTGGATCGCGGTGTCGGTTCTGCCGCCGACGTAGCCGGAGATCCCGCCCAGCACCACCCCGAGCACGAAGGCCACCACGACGCCGACCAGGCCGATGGTCATGGACACCCGGGTGCCGTGGATGAGTTCGGAGAGCAGGTCGTGGCCGTTGCGGTCGGCGCCCAGCAGGAACATCGGGGCGCCCGGCTCCTCGGGGCCGATGAGGTGGCGGTCCCAGGGGATGAGGCCGAAGAGGCGGTACTCGTCGCCCTTGACGAAGAAGCCGATGGGGACATCCGCCGACGGGTCGGTGGTGAAGGTCTGCTCGTACGTCTCGTCGTCCACGGTCGTCTTGTAGCCGTCGACGTGCAGGCCCCCGCTGAACCGGATGGTCTGCGGCGGGGCGTACGGGTGGTCGTCGTCGAGGTAGTCCGTGCCGTAGGGCGCCAGGAACTCGGCGAACAGCGCGACGAAGTAGAAGGCGAGGGTGACGATCAGGCCGGCCATGGCGAGCTTGTGCCGGCGGAACCGCCCCCAGATCAGCCGCCACTGGGACATGCCGTGCCGCTGCGGTGCGGCGGCCGGCCCGGACCGGGTGCGCATGAGCATGGTCGTCCCTCATCCCTGGGCCAGCCGGACCCGCGGGTCCAGCCAGGCCAGCAGTACGTCGGAGAGCAGGGTGCCGACCACGGTCAGCACGCTGACGAGGAGAATGATCGAGCTGGCCAGGTACATGTCCTGGCTGCGCAGCGCACCCAGCAGCAGCGGCCCGGTGGTGGGCAGCGACAGCACCTGGGAGACGATGACCTCGCCAGAGACGAGCGCCGGCAGCACGTAGCCGACGTTGGAGACGAACGGGTTGAGCGCGACCCGCAGCGGATA
Proteins encoded:
- a CDS encoding glycoside hydrolase family 5 protein, whose amino-acid sequence is MHRSARKLLLALLAAVAALAVLITPGLATAGPAQDGASRPDAPRAAVPWLKTEGNRIKTEAGAPVTLRGVSMIGPRHNSECTECNNKPIAELIDRATDPALGWHSKVIRLPVTEWAPNDSLSLEENFRQHIDPYVKQAVALGVYIIVDLHKVQDYGGTGGMPQQRVMDFWSYVAPKYKDVPNVIFEVYNEPINPDDWATWKSYIQPVVNRVRSLAPKNLVLMGGPQWSTRVNQAAADPVSGGNIAYVYHLYPNQGAATAANLDAKFGNAAKKIPVILTEFGWNPEGPWSDPVTKGTTSGWGTPLRQYLDARPEISWVAWAYSNYWKPMMYDHDWNLLGGEHQGQFIKKWLADKSTAAGGPAAP
- a CDS encoding glycoside hydrolase family 3 C-terminal domain-containing protein, translated to MTAPEPADAALTALVEKLTLEQKTRLLTGADNWSLHAEPAVGLRRIVLSDGPSGVRGESWDGRFTALNLPSATALAASWDPGLARRYGAILAHEARRMGVDVVLGPTINLHRSPLGGRHFEAYAEDPLLTSRMAAAFVRGVQDGGVGATPKHYVANDAETDRLTVDNRVGERALRELYLAAFEDTVVRERPWMVMSAYNSVNGTTMTEHPLLAEPLCGEWGFDGVVVSDWWAVRSTEPAALARQDLVMPGPEGPWGAKLTEAVRAGRVPEAAVDEKVLRILRLAARVGALDGFAPAVPEPPAAEDGPALAREVASAGTVLVRNTGELPWAAGGPRSLAVIGHNAFVPRIQGGGSATVEPDRAVSPLDGLRAALPGTRVTWHLGAVAQLGIEPFAGSDLTDPVTGRPGVRLVCRAADGTVVLDEHRRDANLARLGSARLARTATVELTTRHLPAQSGPVRIGVAGAGNLRLTVDGTELLREELVHTGEEFGGGLVAPPHASVPVELAAGVPVDLAVRLDLPARAHPDAGVTLVAGLDLDTGAPDADIAAAAEAARGADAAVVVVGTAPEVESEGFDRTSLALPGRQDDLVRAVAAANPRTVAVVNAGAPVLLPWRDDVAAVLLTWFGGQEYGHALADVLLGAVEPGGRLPTTWPAAEADVPVLSTAPTAGRLPYDEGVHVGYRGWLASGAAPAYPFGHGLGYTTWARPTVGAPAATRAGDDLELAVGVRNTGRRAGKQVVQAYLSRTDSAVERPVRWLAGHAAVTAEPGETAAAVLTIPARAFQHFDGAWVTEPGDYRVHVGFSSADLPVTRTVRIR
- a CDS encoding ABC transporter ATP-binding protein, encoding MTPATPTATPTGTGAPAPAAPVLDVGGLRTHFPVRHGLLGRTVGKVRAVDGVDLSVRAGETLGLVGESGCGKTTLGRSIARILQPTAGRIAYRPDAAADPVDVTGLSGARLRGYQRQVRVVFQDPFSSLNPRMTLLQIVGDPLRSYGIATGSELQDRVAAMLTRVGLSPTYLHRYPHAFSGGERQRVSIARALIVDPKLVVADEPVSALDVSVRAQILNLLRDLQDELALTYLFISHDLSVVESVCDRVAVMYLGKIVEVAETDELYARPRHPYTEALLSAVPRPDPRLRGTGRRVRLSDDLPDPARPPAGCSFHTRCRFARPGVCDVAGKPPHPSPAAGGHPSGGGHLAACHLTGELTLAGVQGAPA
- a CDS encoding ABC transporter ATP-binding protein; this translates as MAPQTAPGTAPGTAPAPDRPLLDISGLKTHFDTPEGTVRAVDGVSFTVPRGKTVCVVGESGCGKSVTARSVLGLVEEPGRIVAGSIRFAAEAGDEPMDLAALDPRGSRIRAVRGGRIGMVFQEPMAALSPLYTIGDQLVEAIRLHLPLTREAARARAVALLERVGIPGAGKRVDAYSFQMSGGMCQRAMIAIALACDPALLIADEPTTALDVTTQARILDLLAGIQADTGTSVLFITHDLGVVAEIADEVVVMYLGTVVEQGPVDAVFHDPKHPYTRALLGSLPRMGAGARQRLATIRGHVPHASERPAGCPFHPRCDNAVAGVCDTAEPPETTLSARRRVRCVLYGDTPAAPAAATAEGARS
- a CDS encoding ABC transporter permease, with the translated sequence MLMRTRSGPAAAPQRHGMSQWRLIWGRFRRHKLAMAGLIVTLAFYFVALFAEFLAPYGTDYLDDDHPYAPPQTIRFSGGLHVDGYKTTVDDETYEQTFTTDPSADVPIGFFVKGDEYRLFGLIPWDRHLIGPEEPGAPMFLLGADRNGHDLLSELIHGTRVSMTIGLVGVVVAFVLGVVLGGISGYVGGRTDTAIQRVVEFFMSLPHLPLWLGLAAALPPDWGPLKRYFAITVVLAMIGWTHLAREVRGRFLALRQEEFVTAARLDGCSRSRVIFRHLLPSTSSHLIAQLSLSIPAMILAETALSFLGLGLQAPVVSWGVLLQDAQNIRVLSSAPWLMLPGLAVVTAVLALNFAGDGLRDAADPYRK